The following proteins are co-located in the Triticum aestivum cultivar Chinese Spring chromosome 1A, IWGSC CS RefSeq v2.1, whole genome shotgun sequence genome:
- the LOC123096523 gene encoding 1,4-dihydroxy-2-naphthoyl-CoA thioesterase 1: MAGSGESARTTAASPPGPPPGFGEGAPPDNALHALGFEYTRITGSEVLGRLAVTETCCQPFKILNGGVSALMAESTASIGGYMASGYRRVAGVQLSINHLKPARLGDRIEAKANPIQVGRNVQVWEVQIWLLDPATSEHKDLVSSARVTLLTNLSTPEEMKIYEKGIKKYAKL, encoded by the exons ATGGCAGGCTCCGGCGAAAGCGCGAGAACTACGGCGGCGTCGCCTCCCGGACCGCCCCCCGGGTTCGGCGAGGGCGCCCCGCCGGACAACGCTCTGCACGCCCTGGGCTTCGAGTACACCCGCATCACCGGGAGCGAGGTCCTTGGCCGCCTCGCCGTCACCGAAACCTGCTGCCAG CCCTTCAAGATCCTCAACGGCGGCGTCTCGGCGCTGATGGCAGAGTCGACGGCGAGCATCGGCGGGTACATGGCGTCCGGGTACCGGAGGGTGGCCGGCGTGCAGCTCTCCATCAACCACCTCAAGCCCGCCCGCCTCGGCGACCGCATCGAGGCCAAGGCGAACCCCATCCAGGTCGGCCGCAACGTCCAG GTTTGGGAGGTCCAGATATGGCTGTTGGATCCTGCCACATCGGAGCACAAAGATTTGGTATCATCAGCAAGGGTTACCCTGCTAACCAACTTGTCAACACCAGAGGAAATGAAGATCTATGAGAAGGGCATCAAGAAATATGCAAAGCTTTAG